A region from the Biomphalaria glabrata chromosome 14, xgBioGlab47.1, whole genome shotgun sequence genome encodes:
- the LOC129922873 gene encoding uncharacterized protein LOC129922873 encodes MYCKDSGTFICEANNGILFNNKNSKQITVFVRCPLQFTFSEVIRNFTFQEGKTFSYNVTMYGYPEPDKFIIYKSNKETTNIIITKLPLEAPYISVELKIDKITSSDFDHYTLVIFQSGVPSLTFQFTVIEEKETSINVAAVVGGCVAACFVVIIIVAVCYAKRKYEINLTCKKKHLNTSTKEPHNYSELSTVQHQDKHNYETPMSITNLSIPETTTQYINVKEQSQSHSAYEEIDNI; translated from the exons ATGTATTGCAAAGATTCTGGTACTTTTATTTGTGAAGCCAACAATGGAAtactttttaataacaaaaactcaaaacaaatTACGGTATTTGTTAGAT GTCCTTTACAGTTTACATTTTCTGAAGTAATTAGGAACTTCACTTTTCAAGAAGGAAAGACATTTTCATACAATGTTACTATGTACGGATATCCAGAGCCAGacaaatttataatatataaatctaataaagaaacaactaaTATAATTATCACCAAGTTACCACTGGAAGCTCCCTATATAAGTGTAGAACTAAAGATTGACAAGATAACATCTTCAGATTTTGATCATTACACACTTGTTATCTTTCAAAGTGGAGTACCAAGTTTGACATTTCAATTCACTGTAATTGAAG AGAAGGAGACATCTATCAATGTGGCTGCTGTTGTGGGTGGATGTGTTGCTGCATGTTTTGTGGTAATAATTATCGTAGCTGTTTGTTATGCCAAAAGAAAATATg aaataaatctaacatgtaagaaaaaacatttaaatacatcAACAAA AGAACCGCATAATTATTCTGAGCTCTCAA CTGTACAACATCAAGACAAACATAATTATGAAACTCCAATGAGCATCACAAATTTGTCTATACCGGAAACAACTACACAGTATATTAATGTAAAAG aacaAAGTCAATCCCATTCTGCATATGAAGAAATTGACAACATTTAG